The following DNA comes from Shinella zoogloeoides.
CTGCTGCGCCGCGTCGCGGCGGGCCTGATGGGGGCCGTCGACCTGCCGGAACGGCTCGCCGGTCCCGTGCCGGAGCTGGAGCGCATCGCGATTGCCGATCTCGGCGGTCCGCTGCCGGAGGGTGCGGTCCTCGTCTGGCAGGACTGGTTTACGGCGCTCTTTGACGCGGCCGTGCAGCGCGATGTGGCGGCCGGGCTGCGCGCGCTCGGCTATCGTCCGCTCTTCGTGGAGATGCTGCCGGCCGGCAAGGCCGCGCTCAATCTCGGAGATATGGCGGGCTTCCGCGCCATGGCGGGACGGCTTGCCGCGGCGCTGGCGCAGGCGGCGCGCTCCGGTGTCCCGATGATCGGTCTCGACCCCGCCTTCGTCATGATGCTGCGGCAGGACTATGCGAAGGCCGGCATCCGCCTGCCGGAGGTGCTTCTGCCACAGGCGTTCCTGGCCGGCGAGATCGCGGCGGGAAGGGTGATGCCCAGGGCGGCGGCCGGCGCAGATGCCGTCACGCTGCTCAGCCATTGCACCGAAACGACGGGGGATGCGGGCGCGCGCGCCGACTGGCAGGCGGTGTTTGCCGCGCTCGGTGTGGAGCTGGCCGCGCCTGAAACCGGCTGCTGCGGCATGGCGGGCCTCTTCGGCCACCAGAAGCGCCATCAGGCCGTCTCGAAGAGCCTCTTCGCGCTTTCCTGGGCCGGGCACGTGAAGGACGGTAAGACGGTGGTCGCAACCGGCTTCTCCTGCCGTTGCCAGACCGAGCGTCTGGCGGAACGGGACGTCCGCCACCCCCTCGGCCTCATCGCCGATCTTCTGGCGGTCAGAGCCAGCCGGCCTTCTTGAAGCGGGCGAAGAGAATGCCGCAGAGAGCGGCGATGACCCCGAGGACGATGAAATAGCCGTAGCGGGTCTCCAGTTCCGGCATGTTGCGGAAGTTCATCCCGTAGAGGCCCGCGATCGCCGTTGGAACCGCCAGGATGGCGGCCCAGGCGGCAAGCTGGCGGGTGATGACGCCCTGGCGCTGTTGCTCGAGCAGATTGCTCGCCTCGAACACGGATGTGATGACGTCGCGCAGGCCGGCGATCATCGTCTCCACCCGTTTGACATGGTCGAGGACGTCGCGGAAATAGGGGCGGGCGTTCTCGTCGATGCAGGGCAGGTCCAGATGGGTGAGCCGCCCCGCCACTTCCGCCATCGGCCCCAGCACGCGCTGGAACAGGATCACCTGGCGGCGCATGCGGAAGATGCGGCGGATCTGCTCGCGCTCGAGGAAGGAGATCAGCATGTGCTTTTCGAGCGCCAGAACGCTGTCCTCGATCTTCTCGACCATCGGCAGGTAGCCGTCGACGATGAAGTCGATGATGGCGTGCAGCACGTAGTCCGGCCCATGCCGCAGCATCTGCGGCGATTGCTCCAGCAGGCGGCGCAGTTCCGTGTGCGTGCGCGCCGAGCCGTGGCGGACCGTGACGATATGATGCCGGCCGACGAAGATGCAGGTTTCGCCATAGACGATCTTGTCCGCCTCTAGATGCGCGGTCTTCACCACGACGAAGAGTTCTTCGCCATAGACCTCGACCTTCGGCACCTGCCGGCCTCGCAGCGCATCCTCCACGGCGAGCGGATGCAGGCCGAACATCGCCTTGAGTTTGCCCATCTCTTCCTCGGTCGGCTCCGTCAGGCCGATCCAGACGAAGGCGTTTTCCTCGGTTGCGAAGGGTTCGTCCGCAAGCGCGACCTCTTCGGCGCGCTTGCCGTCACGGTAGATACAGGAGGCGACGACTGTCATCGGGTGGCTCTTCGAGGCGCGTGATGGCGTTTGGGCGGGTCAAAGGCGCATATCCCGCCCTTGATGGATGAGCAAGCGTCACGGCATGGCTATACCGCCTAGCCTCCACGTAAGTTCCATAAGATAGATTATGCAATTTTCGTATGTAGCCGGGGTGGGTTCAAGGATGGAGTGCGACTTGCGAATGATGCCAATGGGTTATCCGCCGCAAGGACGCTGCCATGAAACGCACCTACTCCCATATAGACCTGAACGAACGCCGCAGGATTGCGCGCTGGCGTCATGCTGGCGTGAGCATCGACATCATCGCCGAAAAGCTTGGGCGCCATCGCTCAACGATCTTCCGCGAGGTCCGTCGAAACGCCTACATCGACAAGGAATGGCCCGATCTCAGTGGCTACCATTGCGTGACGGCGCATGACATGGCCTGCGAGCGTCGGACCAAGCTCAGGAAGCTTGCGCGCTTCTCGCATGTCCGCCAATCCGTCATCGAGCGGATCATGCATGGCTGGTCGCCGCAGCAAATCGCGGGTCGGATGCGGCTGGAGCGCCATCCGATCTCCGTCAGCCATGAAACGATCTACAAGTTCGCCTATTCGGTTGACGGACACGCCATCAAGCTCTGGAAACATCTGCCGGAACATCGTGCACGACGTCGGCCGCGGCATGCCAGACGCCGACACGGCCAGCGCTTCAGCCCGGATCTCAACATCTTGCGCCGCCCGGACGTGGTCGCCGATCGAAGGCAGCTCGGACACTGGGAATGCGACCTCATCCAGTTTCGCCAGAAGTTCGGCAAGGCAAACGTGACGTCGCTGGTCGAACGCGTCAGCCGCTTCGCCGTTCTTCTCCGCAACAACGACCGGCAGTCGCGGCCGATTATGCAACGGCTCATCGGCGTGCTGCAGGCCCTGCCCCATCGCGCCCGCCGTTCGATCACCTTCGACCGCGGGACGGAGTTCACCGACTGGGCCTATCTCCAGGCCGGGATCGGCTCTGCGACCTGGTTCTGCGATCCGCAATCACCCTGGCAGAAAGGCACCGTCGAGAATACGAATGGCCGGGCCAGGAAATGGCTTTCGAGGGATGTCGATCCGCTCTCCATCACCGACCATGACCTCAAAGAAATCTGCGATCGATTGAATACGACGCCCCGCAAGTGCCTCGGCTACAAAACGCCCGCCGAAGTCTTCCGCCAGAAGCTGCTCGCGCAGATGCGGTCGCGAGGATAGGATCACCGAGCCCGCAAGTCGCGTCTCGGCTTGAACTCACAAGGCTATTTAGTAATGCGACAGTTGGGCTAGTTAGAGATGCGACGGTCTCGCCTCATGACGCCGGTGTCGACGGCGCATGCCCGCCGCCATGTCTCCGGCGCGACTACAATGCCTGCGGTGCGATGAACTGGTAGTAGGCCCAGGCGAGCACGATCACCGCGGCGACGGCGAGCCAGACCAGTCCCTTTTTCGGCCCCGGCGCGGCAGGCTTGTTTTCCTGCTTCGGTTTCCGTGGCTCGAATTTCAGAACATTTTTGTCGTTCAAGGCATCCTCCGTGGCATTGCGATACGCTAAAAGGTCTGCGGGCGGGTTTCAGGGCCGCCCTGCCCTCTGAAAATCACCGGGCTTCTATCACGGCGGCCCGCCCGCCGGAAGTTCGACGTGCCCGCTGGTACGGCGGATGACGGCCATTCGGCTTGCAATCGGCGTTTCGATCAACGAGGCTGCGGGCCTGCCGGACGCTTTCGGGCGGAAGGCGCTGAACGACAGCATCGAAGCAGGAGCCGGCATGGCCGTCAACGATATCGCGACCCGTACCTACGACCATAATTTCCGGCTCGACCCGATCGTGCGCAGCCTGCTCGATACGGACTTCTACAAGCTGCTGATGCTTCAGATGATCCGGCAGCTTCACCCCGATGTAAACGCGACCTTTTCGCTGATCAACCGTACGAGGAGCGTGCGGCTGGCCGATATTATCGACGAGGGGGAGCTGCGCGCCCAGCTCGATCATGCCCGCAGCGTGCGCTTCACCAAGAAGGAGTTGATCTGGCTCGCCGGCAACAGCTTCTATGGCCGCGCGCGCATGTTCGGCCCGGATTTCATCGCGTGGCTGGCAGCCTTCCAGCTACCGGAATACGATCTGCGCAAGGTGGACGGGCAGTACGAATTGCACTTCGACGGGCCGTGGACGCATACGTCCATGTGGGAGATTCCCGCGCTTGCGATCATCAACGAAATGAAGTCGCGCGCGGCGATGCGCGACCGGGGGCGCTTCGCGCTCGACGTGCTCTATGCCCGCGCCAAGGCGCGGCTCTGGGAGAAGGTGGAGCGGTTGCGGCAGTTGCCCGATCTCGTCATCTCCGATTTCGGCACGCGCCGCCGGCATGGGTTCCTCTGGCAGCGCTGGTGCGTGGAGGCGCTGAAGGAGGGGCTTGGCGAGCGTTTCATCGGGACCTCCAACGTGCTGCTCGCCATGGATGCCGATCTCGAGGCGATCGGCACCAATGCGCATGAACTGCCGATGGTCGCCGCCGCGCTCGCAGACGGCGACGAGGCGCTGGCGCGCGCGCCTTATCGGGTGCTGGAGGAATGGCGGCAGCACTATAACGGCAACCTGCTGATCGCCCTGCCCGACGCCTTCGGCACCACCGCTTTCCTTGCCAATGCGCCGGATTGGGTGGCGGACTGGACCGGTTTTCGCCCGGACAGCGCACCGCCGATCTCCGGCGGCGAGCAGATCATCGAGTGGTGGCGCAGCAAGGGGCGCGATCCGCGCGAGAAACTGCTGATCTTCTCCGACGGCATGGATGTCGACACGATCGAGGAGACCTATCGCCATTTCCATGGCCGCGTGCGAATGAGCTTCGGCTGGGGTACGAACCTTACCAACGATTTCCGTGGCTGCGATCCGGACGGCGGGACGCGCCTCGATCCGATATCGCTGGTCTGCAAGGTGACGAGCGCCAACGGCCGTCCGGCGGTCAAGCTCTCCGACAATCCCCTGAAGGCGACCGGCGCGCCGGCGGAAATCGAACGGTACCGCCGCGTCTTCGGCGTCGCGGGGCAGAAGGCGATTCCCGTACAGGTTTAAGGATGGCCTGCCGGGTGTCCGGTCGCGGCCCGCGTCAGCCGGCGCGCTGTTCCAGCGCCTCGTCCTCGATCATGGCGGAGGCCCCGGGCACGGCGACGAACTGTTCGAGCGTCATCGTGTCGAGGATCGCGGCAATCGCGTCGCGCACCTCGGTCATCGCCCGGCGGACCTGACAGCCTTCCGGATCGGCGCAGTCCTCGCAGGCTTCATAGGCCGTGCGGCTTGCGCAGCGGATCGGCGCGAGGGGGCCGTCGAGCACGCGGATGGCGTGGCCGATGCGGATTTCGGCGGCGGGATGCGACAGCGAATAGCCGCCGCCCGGCCCTTTCTTCGACCGCAGCATGCCGGCATTGCGAAGCTCTAGAAGGATCGTGTCGAGGAATTTCTTCGGAATGTTGTTGCGCAACGCAATTTCGCTGACGAAGGCCGTTTCACCCGGGGCGAGGCGAGCGAGGTCCACGAGGGCCTTCAGTCCGTATTTTCCCTTTTTCGTCAGCATTCCGGTCTGCTTTCCATAGGCATGTGCGGCGGCATGGGCGCGGTTGCGCCCGGCAATTCTCACCATCGTCTTCGGGAAGATCGAGCGGCTTGCCCTGTCGGGCGCTGCCGATTGATTCGAGGCAACGAAGTGCGAAAAAACATATAAAAACAGTATAATTACTTTGAGCTTCCGACTGCAAGGAAATTGGCCGGCTTTCGCCGTCTTTTCATGCCGGAATGCAAGTATTTCTTCCGAAAGGAAGCATTTTTGTCACGAGATTTGCATTTGCGGCGGTTCAGCGCGGCGATTCCGCGCCGCGTATCCCGCCGGGCGGCCCGTTTCGCACCCTTCATGCAAAACGCAAAACCAATCGCTGCCGACCGGCGGAATTGAGGCGAATATTTCTCTACTAAGTTTACCGAATATATAGCCTAAAAGCCCTGCCCGCCGCAGATCGCCGGGCGACGGCAACTTGAGGAGACGACCAATGACCATTACCCGCAGAACCCTGCTGGCCGCCACCGCCGCCCTTGCCATGGCCGCCTCGTTCGGCGCCGCCCATGCCGGGGAAGTGACGCTCAATATCGGTTACCAGCCGATCGTCGAGCCGTCGCGCGTGCCCCAGGCCGATGGCACCTATGAGAAGGTGACGGGAGCCAGGATCAATTGGCAGAAATTCGATGGCGGCGCAGATGTGATCGCCGCGATCGCTTCCGGTTCGCTCGATATCGGCTATGTCGGCTCCTCGCCGCTGGCCGCCGCCGCCAGCCGTGAGTTGCCCATCGAGACGATCTTCGTCGTCGGCCTCATCAGCGAGGCGGAAGCGCTCGCGGTGAGATCCGTCGAGAAGCCCGAAGATCTTGTCGGCAAGAAGATCGCGACGCCCTTCGTCTCCACCGCGCATTACAGCCTGCTGACGGCGCTGAAGCACTGGAACGTCGATCCGAAGTCCGTCGAGATTCTCAACCTGCGCCCGCCGGAAATTGCGGCGGCCTGGCAGCGCGGCGATATCGACGGCGCCTATGTCTGGGATCCGGTCCTGGCCGAATTGAAGAAGGACGGCAAGGTGCTGGCGACATCCGCCGATGTTGCCGATTGGGGCGGCCCGACCTTTGATGCCTGGATCGTCAGCAAGACATTCGCCGAGGAGCATCCGGACGTCGTGACGGCCTTCGTGAAGGTGACCGGCGAGGCCACGGCGGCATACCGCGCCAATCCCGACGCGTGGAACGCCACCTCGCCCGAAGCCGAGAAGATCGCCCGCCTGA
Coding sequences within:
- the tauA gene encoding taurine ABC transporter substrate-binding protein, encoding MTITRRTLLAATAALAMAASFGAAHAGEVTLNIGYQPIVEPSRVPQADGTYEKVTGARINWQKFDGGADVIAAIASGSLDIGYVGSSPLAAAASRELPIETIFVVGLISEAEALAVRSVEKPEDLVGKKIATPFVSTAHYSLLTALKHWNVDPKSVEILNLRPPEIAAAWQRGDIDGAYVWDPVLAELKKDGKVLATSADVADWGGPTFDAWIVSKTFAEEHPDVVTAFVKVTGEATAAYRANPDAWNATSPEAEKIARLTGARQDEVPALLKGYIFPTLEEQAGETLLGGGTVKAVADTSAFLLEQGKIPAALSDYKPYVSTRWVSDASKLAY
- the pncB gene encoding nicotinate phosphoribosyltransferase, whose amino-acid sequence is MAVNDIATRTYDHNFRLDPIVRSLLDTDFYKLLMLQMIRQLHPDVNATFSLINRTRSVRLADIIDEGELRAQLDHARSVRFTKKELIWLAGNSFYGRARMFGPDFIAWLAAFQLPEYDLRKVDGQYELHFDGPWTHTSMWEIPALAIINEMKSRAAMRDRGRFALDVLYARAKARLWEKVERLRQLPDLVISDFGTRRRHGFLWQRWCVEALKEGLGERFIGTSNVLLAMDADLEAIGTNAHELPMVAAALADGDEALARAPYRVLEEWRQHYNGNLLIALPDAFGTTAFLANAPDWVADWTGFRPDSAPPISGGEQIIEWWRSKGRDPREKLLIFSDGMDVDTIEETYRHFHGRVRMSFGWGTNLTNDFRGCDPDGGTRLDPISLVCKVTSANGRPAVKLSDNPLKATGAPAEIERYRRVFGVAGQKAIPVQV
- a CDS encoding RrF2 family transcriptional regulator, whose translation is MLTKKGKYGLKALVDLARLAPGETAFVSEIALRNNIPKKFLDTILLELRNAGMLRSKKGPGGGYSLSHPAAEIRIGHAIRVLDGPLAPIRCASRTAYEACEDCADPEGCQVRRAMTEVRDAIAAILDTMTLEQFVAVPGASAMIEDEALEQRAG
- a CDS encoding IS30 family transposase is translated as MKRTYSHIDLNERRRIARWRHAGVSIDIIAEKLGRHRSTIFREVRRNAYIDKEWPDLSGYHCVTAHDMACERRTKLRKLARFSHVRQSVIERIMHGWSPQQIAGRMRLERHPISVSHETIYKFAYSVDGHAIKLWKHLPEHRARRRPRHARRRHGQRFSPDLNILRRPDVVADRRQLGHWECDLIQFRQKFGKANVTSLVERVSRFAVLLRNNDRQSRPIMQRLIGVLQALPHRARRSITFDRGTEFTDWAYLQAGIGSATWFCDPQSPWQKGTVENTNGRARKWLSRDVDPLSITDHDLKEICDRLNTTPRKCLGYKTPAEVFRQKLLAQMRSRG
- the corA gene encoding magnesium/cobalt transporter CorA, which codes for MTVVASCIYRDGKRAEEVALADEPFATEENAFVWIGLTEPTEEEMGKLKAMFGLHPLAVEDALRGRQVPKVEVYGEELFVVVKTAHLEADKIVYGETCIFVGRHHIVTVRHGSARTHTELRRLLEQSPQMLRHGPDYVLHAIIDFIVDGYLPMVEKIEDSVLALEKHMLISFLEREQIRRIFRMRRQVILFQRVLGPMAEVAGRLTHLDLPCIDENARPYFRDVLDHVKRVETMIAGLRDVITSVFEASNLLEQQRQGVITRQLAAWAAILAVPTAIAGLYGMNFRNMPELETRYGYFIVLGVIAALCGILFARFKKAGWL